A section of the Clostridium sp. TW13 genome encodes:
- a CDS encoding MBL fold metallo-hydrolase, whose amino-acid sequence MKIENGIYMLEISANIMGTTKNINPTLICDKDSLILIDTGFPGQLHDIHKAVEKEGIPFSKLNTVILTHQDIDHIGSIADILKEMPGKIKVLAHEEEKAYINGEKKPVKLAKLEEELANLPDNVKMIYEKLKVGFEISRVNVDKTLIDGQELPYSGGITVIYTPGHTPGHIALYLKKFKVLIAGDILSVKDGLLVKADENINLDNELNMKSLKKLTKYDIETVICYHGGIYKDDVNKRIVELANDL is encoded by the coding sequence ATGAAAATTGAAAATGGAATTTATATGTTAGAAATATCTGCTAATATAATGGGGACAACAAAGAATATTAACCCAACGCTAATTTGTGATAAGGATTCACTAATTTTGATTGATACTGGATTTCCTGGTCAATTACATGATATTCATAAAGCAGTAGAGAAGGAAGGGATCCCCTTTAGTAAATTGAACACAGTGATTTTAACTCATCAGGATATTGATCACATTGGAAGTATTGCAGATATCTTAAAAGAGATGCCAGGGAAAATTAAGGTTCTTGCTCATGAAGAAGAAAAAGCATATATAAATGGTGAAAAAAAACCTGTTAAACTTGCTAAACTTGAAGAAGAATTAGCTAATCTTCCGGATAATGTAAAGATGATATACGAAAAGTTAAAAGTAGGTTTTGAAATTAGTAGAGTGAATGTAGATAAAACATTGATTGATGGTCAAGAACTGCCATATTCCGGAGGGATAACTGTTATTTATACGCCAGGTCATACCCCTGGGCATATTGCCTTATACTTAAAGAAATTCAAAGTGCTAATAGCAGGAGATATTCTTAGTGTTAAAGACGGCTTACTTGTTAAAGCAGATGAGAATATTAATTTAGATAATGAATTAAATATGAAATCCTTAAAGAAGTTAACAAAGTACGATATTGAAACAGTAATCTGTTATCACGGAGGTATCTATAAGGATGATGTTAATAAACGTATAGTAGAGTTAGCAAACGACTTATAA
- a CDS encoding cysteine hydrolase family protein, with translation MVLLVVDAQKLITNEKLFKFDGFVSNVKKVIATARENNIEVIYVRHDDGVGSELTKGNDGFEIYEEFQPMKNEKIFDKQVNSAFRGTGLLEHLTDKGEKNLIIVGLQTDYCIDATIKCGFEHGFNIIVPAYTNSTDDNEFMTAEQSYKYYNEFMWNGRYAECISIEETIKRIKG, from the coding sequence ATGGTTTTATTAGTAGTTGATGCACAAAAATTAATAACAAATGAAAAATTATTTAAGTTTGATGGCTTTGTATCTAATGTTAAAAAGGTAATAGCTACTGCCAGGGAAAACAATATTGAAGTAATATATGTACGCCATGATGATGGAGTTGGAAGTGAATTAACAAAAGGAAATGATGGCTTTGAAATATATGAAGAGTTTCAGCCAATGAAGAACGAAAAAATATTTGATAAACAAGTTAATAGTGCTTTTAGAGGGACAGGCTTGTTAGAGCACTTAACAGACAAAGGTGAGAAAAATCTAATAATTGTTGGACTTCAAACAGATTATTGCATTGATGCAACAATAAAATGCGGATTTGAACATGGGTTTAACATAATAGTCCCTGCATATACAAATTCAACAGATGATAATGAATTTATGACAGCAGAGCAAAGCTATAAATACTATAATGAATTTATGTGGAATGGCAGATATGCAGAATGCATTTCTATAGAGGAGACAATAAAAAGAATAAAAGGCTAG
- a CDS encoding damage-control phosphatase ARMT1 family protein: MKIHDKCLPCVVNQAIKVANITGVDEKERLFREVFTYLSKMDFEITTPEIIGEVFSMIKEHTNNPDPYKETRQYYNTLFLDLLPQFEKKIEQAADSFHLAVKYGIVGNIIDFNPIHNTLLDDIFDYFEKMEHIELAIDDSEILKKDILNGRTLLYLGDNCGEICLDKILLKKIKELNPNLKILFGVRGKPVVNDSIAEDAYAVGINEYAEIIDNGDGSLGTVLNRTSQEFKEVYKKADIVIAKGQANYECLSEENKNIYFLLMSKCDVIANNIGVEEKKMICMKNKLYIDNLVKGK; this comes from the coding sequence ATGAAAATACATGATAAATGCCTACCATGCGTGGTGAATCAGGCTATCAAAGTTGCTAACATTACAGGTGTTGATGAAAAGGAACGATTATTCAGGGAGGTTTTTACTTATCTTAGTAAAATGGATTTTGAGATAACCACACCAGAAATTATTGGAGAAGTTTTTAGCATGATAAAAGAGCATACTAATAATCCAGATCCATATAAAGAAACTAGACAGTATTATAATACATTGTTTCTGGATTTATTACCTCAATTTGAAAAGAAGATTGAACAAGCTGCTGATTCATTTCATCTAGCAGTAAAATATGGTATTGTTGGCAATATTATAGATTTTAATCCTATTCACAATACATTGTTAGATGATATCTTTGATTATTTCGAAAAAATGGAACACATCGAATTAGCAATAGATGATTCTGAAATATTAAAGAAAGATATTTTGAATGGAAGAACATTACTATATTTAGGTGATAATTGTGGAGAAATCTGTTTGGACAAAATCCTTTTGAAGAAGATAAAAGAATTAAATCCTAATCTTAAAATATTATTTGGAGTGCGAGGTAAACCTGTTGTAAATGATTCTATAGCTGAAGATGCATACGCTGTAGGAATTAATGAATATGCGGAAATTATAGATAATGGAGATGGTTCCCTTGGAACTGTTCTTAATAGGACAAGCCAAGAATTTAAAGAAGTCTATAAAAAAGCTGATATAGTAATTGCTAAAGGACAAGCAAACTATGAATGCTTAAGTGAAGAAAATAAAAATATCTATTTCTTGTTAATGAGCAAATGTGATGTAATTGCAAATAATATTGGTGTTGAAGAAAAGAAGATGATTTGCATGAAGAATAAATTATACATAGACAACTTAGTGAAAGGCAAATAG